One segment of Leeia aquatica DNA contains the following:
- a CDS encoding glutathione S-transferase family protein, which yields MQLYMNPMSTYSQKALIALYEKGLPVTLQVLNLRDRAVRQRHEAHYPLGRIPMLETDDGQQIPESSIIIEYLQDHYPSHGPCLIPAEREAARQVRLLDRLFDQCLNDAALTLLHLQLGIRQADERAERKAKKWLTAAYPMLEQALSNGPWLAGAFSMADCAALPGLYYARQFLSFDDRPLIADYWQRANTRPSVAATFALADQAWREQGA from the coding sequence ATGCAGCTGTACATGAACCCCATGTCCACCTACTCACAGAAAGCCCTGATCGCCTTGTACGAGAAAGGGCTGCCGGTGACGCTGCAGGTGCTCAATCTGCGCGACCGTGCGGTGCGCCAGCGCCATGAGGCGCACTACCCGCTCGGTCGCATCCCGATGCTGGAAACGGACGACGGCCAGCAGATACCGGAATCCAGCATCATCATCGAGTACCTGCAAGATCACTACCCCAGCCACGGCCCCTGCCTGATTCCGGCAGAACGCGAGGCAGCACGGCAGGTCCGCCTGCTGGACCGCCTGTTTGACCAGTGCCTGAATGATGCCGCGCTCACCCTGCTGCACCTGCAGCTGGGTATTCGCCAGGCGGATGAGCGTGCAGAACGCAAGGCAAAGAAATGGCTGACAGCAGCTTACCCCATGCTGGAGCAGGCCCTGTCAAACGGCCCATGGCTGGCCGGTGCCTTCTCCATGGCCGATTGCGCCGCACTGCCCGGTTTGTACTACGCCAGGCAGTTCCTCTCCTTTGACGACCGGCCATTGATCGCAGACTACTGGCAGCGCGCCAATACACGCCCCTCGGTAGCAGCCACCTTTGCGCTGGCCGACCAAGCCTGGCGTGAGCAAGGCGCGTAA
- a CDS encoding enoyl-CoA hydratase/isomerase family protein: MLDIIQHPGQRVEIRLQRPPYNLIDRAMLLQLRHALSEAERQGQQGIVLSGQPGVFSAGIDLPFLLTADREQVRAYWQQVFLLAAELAHSPLPVCAALTGHALAAGALLAVFADYRVMSVGEGRIGFSEVCVGVCLPPCFRLAVERVVGARHAERLLVWGESCDPARALQLGLVDELVPPGQELAQALRQLEQLSRLPSHSFQTMRQAARASLREAFADINQLPVDEFVEGFLAPTTQALLRQTLLSLSSQGKRVAA, from the coding sequence ATGCTGGACATCATTCAACACCCGGGGCAGCGGGTCGAAATCCGATTGCAGCGCCCACCCTATAACCTGATCGACCGCGCCATGCTGCTGCAGCTGCGGCATGCCCTGAGCGAAGCTGAGCGGCAGGGGCAGCAAGGCATTGTGCTGTCAGGCCAGCCGGGCGTGTTTTCGGCAGGGATCGACCTGCCTTTCTTGCTAACGGCAGACCGTGAGCAGGTGCGTGCTTACTGGCAACAGGTGTTTCTGCTGGCGGCGGAGCTGGCGCACAGCCCACTGCCGGTCTGTGCTGCCCTCACTGGGCATGCGCTGGCCGCCGGGGCGTTGCTGGCCGTGTTTGCTGACTATCGCGTGATGAGCGTGGGCGAGGGGCGTATCGGCTTCAGCGAGGTATGCGTAGGCGTCTGCCTGCCACCCTGTTTCCGACTGGCGGTAGAGCGGGTGGTGGGTGCCCGCCATGCCGAGCGCCTGCTGGTCTGGGGCGAGAGCTGCGACCCGGCGCGCGCGCTGCAGCTGGGGCTGGTGGATGAGCTGGTGCCACCGGGGCAGGAGCTGGCACAGGCGCTGCGTCAGCTAGAACAGTTGTCACGCCTGCCCAGCCACAGTTTCCAGACCATGCGCCAGGCGGCTCGGGCCTCTTTGCGAGAAGCGTTTGCGGACATCAACCAATTGCCGGTGGACGAGTTCGTGGAAGGTTTCCTGGCCCCAACTACCCAGGCTTTGCTGCGGCAAACTTTGCTGAGCCTGTCCAGCCAAGGGAAACGGGTCGCGGCCTGA
- a CDS encoding PadR family transcriptional regulator, with product MNLTDAELLLLGLVAEMPRHGYEIEHALETRGMREWTQIGFSSIYFVLGKLEKAGLVLAAAPAGTKARKTFSITAAGNRVLLAQTVAALQTYRPTYSTLLLGMIHWPALSRDEALAALDGRLSSITAEIARLENLRRQRQPMPDHIEALFDFSASQLAAERSWITNTLDYMRSKPWPTQE from the coding sequence ATGAACCTGACCGACGCCGAACTCTTGCTATTGGGCCTCGTCGCGGAGATGCCGCGACACGGCTACGAAATTGAACACGCGCTGGAAACACGGGGGATGCGTGAATGGACGCAAATCGGCTTCTCGTCCATCTACTTCGTGCTCGGCAAGCTGGAAAAAGCAGGGCTGGTATTAGCGGCAGCGCCCGCGGGCACCAAGGCGCGCAAGACCTTTTCCATTACGGCCGCAGGCAACCGGGTGCTGCTTGCGCAAACCGTCGCCGCCCTGCAAACCTATCGCCCCACCTACTCGACGCTGTTGCTGGGCATGATCCATTGGCCCGCACTATCCCGTGACGAAGCGCTGGCTGCGCTAGATGGCCGTCTGTCTTCGATCACCGCGGAAATCGCCAGGCTCGAAAACCTGCGCCGACAGCGGCAGCCCATGCCGGATCACATTGAGGCCCTGTTCGATTTTTCTGCCAGCCAGCTTGCTGCCGAGCGTAGCTGGATTACCAACACGCTGGATTACATGAGGAGCAAACCATGGCCGACGCAGGAATGA
- the kynB gene encoding arylformamidase — protein MRIWDINPPLSRHTPVWPGDTAFHSERVWQLDEHCPVNVGRLTLSPHTGAHADAPLHYSADGAAIGAVSLEPYLGPCRVIHCLDRRPLVEPADVAPWLTDCPPRILLRTYRQAPLTAWDSQFCAIAPATLDLLAAQGVKLIGIDTPSLDPESSKTMDSHQRVRQYGMAILEGLVLDEITAGDYELIALPLKLMDLDASPVRAVLRELA, from the coding sequence ATGCGCATATGGGACATCAACCCGCCGCTCAGCCGGCACACCCCGGTCTGGCCCGGCGATACCGCTTTTCACAGTGAGCGGGTGTGGCAACTGGATGAGCACTGCCCGGTTAATGTCGGACGGCTGACGCTCTCCCCGCATACCGGCGCTCATGCGGATGCGCCCTTGCACTACAGCGCGGACGGCGCGGCGATCGGTGCGGTTTCGCTGGAGCCTTATCTGGGGCCGTGCCGGGTGATTCACTGTCTGGATCGACGCCCGCTGGTGGAGCCCGCTGATGTCGCCCCCTGGCTGACAGACTGCCCACCGCGCATCCTGCTGCGTACCTACCGGCAGGCCCCGCTGACAGCGTGGGACAGCCAGTTTTGCGCGATTGCGCCAGCCACCCTTGACCTGCTGGCCGCACAAGGGGTGAAGCTGATCGGCATCGACACCCCGTCGCTGGACCCGGAAAGCTCCAAGACGATGGACAGTCACCAGCGGGTGCGCCAGTACGGCATGGCGATTCTGGAAGGCCTGGTGCTGGATGAGATTACCGCAGGCGATTACGAGCTGATCGCCCTGCCGCTGAAACTGATGGACCTGGATGCCAGCCCGGTGCGTGCCGTGCTGCGCGAATTAGCGTGA
- a CDS encoding LysR family transcriptional regulator, translating to MLTLQALQLFVHVAEHGSFASAASRFGLTPSTVTRQIQQLEQQLDSRLLHRSTRSVALTEAGRHFLPHALAMLDAFESGSAVLNRFAQQPSGILRMTAPHTLTNLYLAPALPSFLERYPQVKLDLQQTDDYINLIEAGFDLGIRQGTLYDSTVVARPLFHFERILCASPQYLARYGQPRQPADLEQHNCIPYNRGNRDMVWQFQKGQRRERITPSGNMQSNCTETLRSMTLAGMGICRFVERLVAADLGAGRLVRVLPDWQSVVDDQLDTLFAVYPQRRMLSSKVAAFLDHLQQWLQTHTTSGSA from the coding sequence ATGCTGACCCTGCAAGCCTTGCAACTGTTTGTCCATGTCGCCGAACATGGCAGTTTTGCCTCTGCCGCCAGCCGCTTTGGTCTGACTCCGTCGACCGTAACCCGCCAGATCCAGCAGCTGGAGCAACAGTTGGACAGCCGCCTGCTGCACCGCTCGACCCGCAGCGTGGCGCTCACCGAGGCCGGACGCCACTTCCTGCCCCATGCACTGGCGATGCTGGACGCCTTTGAGAGCGGCTCGGCGGTGCTCAACCGCTTTGCCCAGCAGCCCAGTGGCATCCTGCGGATGACGGCACCGCACACCCTGACCAATCTGTATCTGGCCCCGGCCTTGCCCTCCTTTCTGGAGCGTTACCCGCAGGTCAAGCTCGACCTGCAGCAGACCGATGATTACATCAACCTGATCGAAGCCGGGTTTGACCTGGGCATCCGTCAAGGAACCCTCTACGACAGCACGGTGGTGGCCCGCCCGCTCTTTCACTTCGAGCGTATTCTGTGTGCCAGCCCACAATACCTGGCCCGATACGGCCAGCCGCGCCAGCCTGCCGATCTCGAGCAGCACAACTGCATCCCCTACAACCGGGGTAACCGCGACATGGTGTGGCAATTTCAGAAAGGGCAACGCCGCGAACGGATCACACCGAGCGGCAATATGCAGAGCAACTGCACCGAAACCCTGCGCTCCATGACGCTTGCCGGCATGGGTATCTGCCGCTTTGTCGAGCGGCTGGTGGCGGCCGATCTCGGTGCCGGGCGGCTGGTGCGGGTGTTGCCAGACTGGCAATCAGTGGTGGATGACCAGCTGGACACCCTGTTTGCGGTTTACCCGCAGCGCCGCATGCTGTCGTCCAAGGTCGCCGCCTTCCTCGACCACCTGCAGCAGTGGCTGCAAACCCATACCACCAGTGGCAGCGCCTGA
- a CDS encoding Lrp/AsnC family transcriptional regulator, translating into MQSLSLDALDLRILSLLQQDGRISNQTLAERVALSPSACLRRVRLLEEAGAIAGYQAILDARRLGLELEAIVQVSMRQDMEGWHESFLDAVQQWPEVVAAYIVTGDSNYILRVRARNLQEYSEFAINRLYKTRGVMDIRSNIVMQRIKDSEGRLPMDLLRR; encoded by the coding sequence ATGCAAAGTCTTTCGCTGGATGCTTTGGACCTGCGCATTCTGAGCCTGCTGCAGCAGGACGGGCGCATCAGTAACCAGACCCTGGCGGAGCGGGTGGCCTTGTCGCCTTCGGCCTGCTTGCGGCGGGTGCGTCTGCTGGAAGAAGCGGGCGCGATCGCTGGCTATCAGGCGATCCTTGATGCACGGCGGCTGGGGCTGGAGCTGGAGGCCATCGTGCAGGTGTCGATGCGGCAGGACATGGAAGGCTGGCACGAGTCCTTTCTGGACGCGGTGCAGCAGTGGCCGGAGGTGGTGGCGGCCTATATTGTGACCGGTGACAGCAATTACATCCTGCGGGTGCGCGCGCGCAATCTGCAGGAGTACTCCGAGTTCGCCATCAATCGCCTGTACAAGACCCGGGGGGTGATGGACATTCGCAGCAATATCGTGATGCAGCGGATCAAGGACAGTGAGGGGCGCTTACCGATGGATTTGCTGCGGCGCTGA
- the kynU gene encoding kynureninase: MVQHREDCLRLDASDPLAPLREQFALPEGVIYLDGNSLGARPKASLARAQQVVSQEWGEQLIRSWNDAGWFALPRTLGNRVARLIGAADDEVVVTDSTSINLFKVLAAALRQQQQDAPGRRVIVSERSNFPTDLYMAEGLTRLLGDFGSAGWTLRLIDDPAQLASALDDQVAVVMLTHVHYQTGHLYDMAAVTAQVHQHGALMVWDLAHSAGAVPVDLNGANADYAIGCTYKYLNGGPGSPAFLWVPKRLQGRFEQPLSGWWGHARPFAMEPGYQPSGDVGRFLCGTQGIVSMSLVGCGLDIFEQTSMAALRQKSLALTSLFINLVETRCAGYPLQLITPRDPARRGSQVSFTHPQGFAVMQALIERGVIGDYREPQIMRFGFTPLYTRYQDVWDAVSILLDLLQTEGWNQERFHRRGAVT; encoded by the coding sequence ATGGTACAACACCGGGAAGACTGCCTGCGACTGGACGCGAGTGATCCACTGGCGCCGCTGCGGGAGCAGTTTGCATTGCCGGAAGGGGTGATTTACCTCGATGGCAATTCACTGGGCGCCCGCCCCAAGGCCTCACTGGCACGCGCCCAGCAGGTGGTGAGCCAGGAATGGGGCGAGCAGCTGATCCGCAGCTGGAACGATGCCGGCTGGTTTGCGCTGCCGCGCACGCTGGGAAACCGTGTCGCCCGCCTGATTGGCGCCGCAGACGACGAGGTGGTGGTGACCGATTCCACCTCGATCAACCTGTTCAAGGTGCTGGCGGCCGCCCTGCGCCAGCAGCAACAGGACGCACCGGGTCGCCGGGTGATTGTGTCCGAGCGCAGCAATTTCCCCACCGACCTGTATATGGCAGAAGGGCTAACCCGTTTGCTGGGTGACTTCGGCAGTGCGGGCTGGACCCTGCGGCTGATCGACGACCCCGCGCAGCTGGCGAGTGCGCTGGACGATCAGGTGGCGGTGGTGATGCTGACCCATGTGCATTACCAGACCGGCCACCTTTACGACATGGCGGCGGTGACCGCGCAGGTGCACCAGCACGGCGCGCTGATGGTGTGGGATCTGGCGCACTCCGCCGGTGCCGTGCCGGTCGACCTGAACGGGGCCAATGCGGACTATGCGATCGGCTGTACCTACAAATACCTGAATGGCGGCCCGGGCTCACCGGCTTTCCTGTGGGTACCCAAGCGCCTGCAAGGCCGCTTCGAGCAGCCGCTGTCTGGCTGGTGGGGGCATGCCCGGCCGTTTGCCATGGAGCCTGGCTATCAGCCAAGTGGCGACGTTGGCCGCTTCCTGTGCGGCACCCAGGGCATCGTGTCGATGTCGCTGGTGGGTTGCGGTCTGGACATCTTCGAGCAGACCAGCATGGCGGCACTGCGACAAAAGTCGCTGGCGCTGACCTCGCTGTTCATCAATCTGGTGGAAACCCGCTGTGCGGGCTACCCGCTACAACTGATCACCCCGCGCGATCCCGCCCGGCGCGGCAGCCAGGTCAGCTTTACCCATCCGCAGGGTTTTGCCGTGATGCAGGCACTGATCGAGCGCGGCGTGATTGGCGACTACCGCGAACCGCAGATCATGCGTTTTGGCTTTACCCCGCTGTACACCCGTTACCAGGACGTGTGGGACGCAGTCAGCATCCTGCTCGACCTGCTGCAAACCGAGGGCTGGAATCAGGAACGTTTCCACCGCCGTGGCGCGGTAACTTGA
- the kynA gene encoding tryptophan 2,3-dioxygenase — translation MTTPNQADGWHGAQLDFAKSMSYGDYLALEQILNAQHPLSPDHNEMLFIVQHQTSELWMKLMLHELHAARKAVRDEHLPEAFKMLARVSRIMEQLVQAWNVLATMTPPEYTAMRPYLGQSSGFQSYQYREIEFILGNKNAAMLKPHAHRAEVLAEVEAELKAPSLYDEAIQLLARHGFSIAPDRLQRDWQQPTTHDESVEAAWLQVYQNPQQHWNFYQLAEKLVDLEDAFRLWRFRHLTTVERIIGFKRGTGGTEGASYLRRMLDVVLFPELWRLRTVL, via the coding sequence ATGACGACCCCAAACCAAGCCGATGGCTGGCACGGCGCCCAGCTGGACTTTGCCAAGAGCATGAGCTACGGCGACTATCTGGCGCTGGAGCAGATCCTGAATGCACAGCATCCGCTGTCACCCGACCATAACGAGATGCTGTTCATCGTGCAGCACCAGACCAGCGAGCTGTGGATGAAGCTGATGCTGCACGAGCTGCATGCCGCCCGCAAGGCGGTGCGCGATGAACACCTGCCGGAAGCGTTCAAGATGCTGGCGCGGGTATCCCGCATCATGGAGCAGCTGGTACAGGCCTGGAATGTCCTGGCCACCATGACGCCGCCAGAATACACCGCGATGCGCCCCTATCTGGGGCAATCCTCCGGCTTCCAGTCCTACCAGTACCGCGAGATCGAGTTCATCCTCGGCAACAAGAACGCGGCCATGCTCAAGCCGCACGCCCACCGTGCCGAAGTGCTGGCTGAGGTCGAAGCCGAACTGAAGGCCCCTTCGCTGTACGACGAGGCCATCCAGTTGCTGGCACGCCACGGTTTCAGCATTGCCCCAGACCGCCTGCAGCGCGACTGGCAGCAACCCACCACACATGATGAGTCGGTGGAAGCCGCCTGGCTGCAGGTGTACCAGAACCCGCAACAGCACTGGAATTTCTACCAGCTGGCGGAAAAACTGGTCGACCTGGAAGACGCCTTCCGCCTGTGGCGCTTCCGCCACCTGACCACAGTAGAGCGCATCATCGGCTTCAAGCGGGGTACCGGCGGCACCGAAGGCGCCAGCTATCTGCGCCGCATGCTGGATGTGGTACTGTTCCCGGAGCTATGGCGTCTGCGTACGGTACTGTAA
- a CDS encoding GyrI-like domain-containing protein — MADAGMMDLTHDREMLRTLYAPATGAFSMVDVPLLPFAVWDGEGLPELSSISTAIRNLYTAIYPIRRHARERMGKSFVEPPVELLYWADDMREWAAGHRNNWRWRAQITLPVWADARDLEDSAAEMRQELGLAAPLRWDAFAEGKCVQMLHIGHTDDVPVILERLYREYLPQAGLEPSGPYHEIYLDDWSRVSPAKRKLILRQPVRTRPN, encoded by the coding sequence ATGGCCGACGCAGGAATGATGGATCTGACCCATGACCGAGAGATGCTCCGCACGCTCTATGCTCCGGCAACCGGGGCTTTCAGCATGGTAGATGTCCCCCTGCTCCCATTTGCAGTCTGGGATGGCGAAGGCCTCCCAGAGCTGTCGTCAATCAGCACAGCGATCCGGAACCTGTATACCGCCATCTACCCGATACGGCGTCACGCTCGCGAGCGCATGGGCAAGTCCTTCGTCGAGCCCCCGGTGGAATTGCTTTACTGGGCAGACGACATGCGCGAATGGGCAGCGGGTCATCGCAATAATTGGCGTTGGCGCGCGCAGATCACATTACCCGTTTGGGCGGATGCCAGAGACCTTGAAGACTCTGCTGCAGAGATGCGGCAGGAGCTTGGGCTAGCCGCCCCCCTGCGCTGGGATGCATTCGCAGAAGGCAAGTGCGTCCAGATGCTTCATATTGGCCACACAGACGACGTCCCTGTCATTCTTGAGCGGCTTTACAGGGAATATCTGCCACAAGCAGGCCTGGAGCCTTCAGGCCCGTACCACGAGATCTACCTTGATGACTGGAGCCGCGTCTCACCCGCAAAGCGCAAGCTCATCCTACGGCAGCCTGTGCGTACGCGGCCCAACTGA
- a CDS encoding diiron oxygenase: protein MMDSTTLENPIILDDKSHKMVQTLINASHRKLLQLDKVVDWEQGIDFSKPPKLEETGWLYGTEYWERMTPEQRTESLWLETARDVSYFIWLEQALPELYVGYVNKFHAQLEPDVREYLMIFSREEIMHTLMFRRYLKAANLEMWSHPENIPQFSSFERQLPDLHPVYGILWNFLIEWFAEMNSIYQTQHDVIDPLTRTMFREHHLEEVRHIAFAKNVVENYYRQAPAADTARLSEFFRKGYVFLLEEYTYMPEIARFASFDYPIQPGDHEAIRKVRYSEHNQKLNAARFAEITDWCRQYGIVD from the coding sequence ATGATGGACAGCACGACACTGGAAAACCCGATCATCCTCGACGACAAAAGCCACAAGATGGTGCAGACGCTGATCAATGCGTCACATCGCAAGCTGCTGCAGCTCGATAAGGTGGTGGACTGGGAACAGGGCATTGATTTCAGCAAACCACCCAAGCTGGAAGAAACCGGCTGGCTGTACGGCACCGAATACTGGGAGCGCATGACGCCCGAGCAGCGCACGGAGTCCCTGTGGCTGGAAACGGCGCGCGACGTGTCTTACTTCATCTGGCTGGAACAGGCACTGCCCGAGCTGTATGTGGGCTATGTCAACAAATTCCATGCCCAGCTGGAGCCGGATGTGCGGGAGTATCTGATGATCTTTTCGCGGGAAGAGATCATGCACACCCTGATGTTCCGTCGTTACCTGAAAGCGGCCAATCTGGAGATGTGGAGCCATCCGGAAAACATCCCGCAGTTTTCCAGCTTTGAGCGGCAGTTGCCGGACCTGCACCCGGTGTACGGCATTCTGTGGAACTTCCTGATCGAATGGTTTGCCGAGATGAACTCCATCTATCAAACCCAGCATGATGTGATCGACCCGCTGACCCGCACCATGTTCCGTGAGCACCATCTGGAAGAGGTGCGCCATATCGCCTTCGCCAAGAACGTGGTCGAAAACTACTACCGGCAGGCCCCGGCGGCCGATACCGCCAGGCTGAGCGAGTTTTTCCGCAAGGGCTATGTCTTCCTGCTGGAGGAATACACCTATATGCCGGAGATAGCCCGCTTCGCCAGCTTTGATTACCCGATTCAGCCGGGCGACCACGAGGCGATCCGCAAGGTGCGCTACTCGGAGCATAACCAGAAGCTGAATGCGGCACGTTTTGCCGAGATTACCGACTGGTGTCGCCAGTACGGCATCGTTGACTGA
- a CDS encoding MFS transporter, with translation MYHPARILLPFALGYFFSYLLRTVNAVIAPWLTHEMGLSKAELGALTSAYFFTFALAQLPLGILMDRLGPRRLNAALLLVAAAGCAVFGLASSSAGLMLGRALIGLGVSGCLMCAIKANTEWFPLHRLPALNSWILFAGLAGSIVATLPVAWLLSQLGFQGLFMLLVGVGVLAAFIQWRVVPEPAQARPQESLRDSMQAVGQLFRQRRFWSLAPLGALVMGLHMAMQGLWLAQWLRDVRQLPGATVDHLLFQLALVATCGALLWGQVASRLQKRGIAPLTLLCGVAALNGSALLLLAWNPDWPALLLIGSYSFTAMAGNLAYAVMTARFDPQLAGRANTALNLVNFVIAFLTQSGFGYALEALQPRMPLLQAYPALLTTMAALVILSVLLAWRGRRAHGVPPSPVSAPQQIHR, from the coding sequence GTGTATCACCCTGCGCGTATCCTGCTGCCGTTTGCCCTTGGTTATTTTTTCTCTTACCTGCTGCGTACCGTCAATGCGGTGATTGCGCCGTGGCTGACCCATGAAATGGGGCTGAGCAAGGCCGAGCTGGGGGCGCTGACCTCGGCTTACTTCTTCACCTTCGCCTTGGCGCAGTTGCCGCTGGGTATCCTGATGGACCGGCTGGGTCCGCGCCGTTTGAATGCTGCGCTGTTGCTGGTCGCCGCAGCGGGCTGCGCCGTGTTCGGGCTGGCCAGCAGCAGTGCGGGGCTGATGCTGGGGCGGGCGCTGATCGGCCTGGGCGTCTCCGGCTGCCTGATGTGTGCCATCAAGGCCAATACCGAGTGGTTCCCGCTGCACCGCTTGCCAGCGCTGAACAGCTGGATCCTGTTTGCCGGGCTGGCCGGTTCCATCGTCGCCACCCTGCCGGTGGCCTGGCTCCTGAGCCAGCTGGGCTTTCAGGGCCTGTTCATGCTGCTGGTCGGGGTGGGTGTGCTCGCCGCCTTCATCCAGTGGCGGGTGGTGCCGGAACCGGCACAGGCGAGGCCGCAGGAATCATTGCGCGACAGCATGCAGGCCGTAGGGCAACTGTTCCGCCAGCGCCGTTTCTGGTCGCTGGCCCCGCTCGGGGCGCTGGTGATGGGCCTACACATGGCGATGCAGGGCTTGTGGCTGGCGCAATGGTTGCGGGATGTACGGCAACTGCCGGGAGCGACAGTCGATCATCTGCTGTTCCAGCTGGCGCTGGTAGCCACTTGCGGTGCCTTGCTATGGGGGCAGGTGGCGTCGCGCCTGCAAAAGCGCGGCATCGCCCCGCTCACCCTGCTGTGCGGCGTGGCGGCCTTGAACGGAAGCGCCTTGCTGCTGCTGGCCTGGAACCCGGACTGGCCTGCCTTGCTGCTGATCGGCAGCTACAGCTTTACCGCCATGGCGGGCAATCTGGCGTACGCGGTGATGACCGCGCGCTTTGACCCGCAACTGGCGGGCCGGGCCAATACCGCCCTCAATCTGGTCAACTTCGTGATCGCCTTCCTCACCCAGTCCGGCTTTGGCTATGCGCTGGAAGCGCTGCAGCCGCGCATGCCACTGCTACAGGCCTATCCAGCCTTGCTCACCACCATGGCGGCGCTGGTGATACTGAGTGTGCTGCTGGCGTGGCGGGGGCGGCGTGCGCATGGGGTGCCGCCCTCTCCGGTGTCAGCGCCGCAGCAAATCCATCGGTAA
- a CDS encoding glycoside hydrolase family 18 protein, translating to MNLLQRLSIALAIGLGCGLPAAQAEPAPLAHGKQVVAYLRTWPLGSRAAEQDKGVHWQASQIRGDQLTMLNISFALLRNGSEVYLPDLEPRPDSTKQSTIAPFSTLWDEVATLQQRYPHLKVNLSIGGWGADGFSDMAADPALRQAFINNVLKLVEQHRLAGVDIDWEYPVGPDWGLPIKTRPQDRDNFPALLEALRAALDQLGQRTGQRYGLSVAVPANIWYTQKNDVPRITRSVDYLKVMAYDIYGGWSKQTGHHTNLFQRPDDPAWGGWSAKQSMELYLNAGVPASKLLLGTAFYGVAWKGVKNENHGLFQPFTAPAYPDGVSWGDIQGLLTKGYTRYWDDVAKAPWLYNGDEMISYEDAESTRAKAAWAKQQGLAGIMVWEYGHNLDGSLFEAINQGLAP from the coding sequence ATGAATCTGCTGCAACGTCTGTCCATCGCGCTGGCGATCGGACTGGGCTGCGGCCTGCCCGCTGCGCAGGCTGAACCGGCGCCGCTCGCCCACGGCAAACAAGTGGTGGCTTACCTGCGCACCTGGCCGCTAGGCTCCCGTGCGGCGGAGCAGGACAAGGGCGTGCACTGGCAAGCCTCGCAGATACGCGGCGACCAGCTGACCATGCTCAATATCAGCTTTGCCCTGCTGCGCAATGGCAGTGAGGTCTACCTGCCGGACCTTGAACCCCGCCCGGATTCGACCAAGCAAAGCACCATTGCCCCGTTCTCCACCCTGTGGGATGAGGTGGCGACGCTGCAGCAGCGCTACCCGCATCTCAAGGTGAACCTGTCGATTGGCGGCTGGGGCGCGGATGGTTTTTCCGACATGGCCGCAGACCCGGCCTTGCGGCAGGCCTTCATTAACAATGTGCTGAAGCTGGTGGAGCAGCACCGGCTGGCCGGGGTCGACATCGACTGGGAATACCCGGTCGGGCCGGACTGGGGCCTGCCGATCAAAACCCGTCCGCAGGACCGCGACAACTTCCCGGCCCTGCTCGAAGCCCTGCGTGCGGCGCTGGACCAGTTGGGCCAGCGCACCGGGCAGCGTTATGGCCTCTCGGTAGCCGTGCCCGCCAACATCTGGTACACCCAGAAAAATGATGTACCGCGCATCACCCGTAGCGTGGATTACCTCAAGGTGATGGCGTACGACATCTACGGTGGCTGGAGCAAGCAGACCGGGCACCATACCAACTTGTTTCAGCGTCCGGATGACCCGGCCTGGGGCGGCTGGAGCGCCAAGCAGAGCATGGAGCTGTACCTGAATGCAGGCGTTCCGGCCAGCAAGCTGCTGCTGGGTACCGCCTTCTACGGTGTGGCCTGGAAGGGCGTGAAAAACGAAAACCACGGCCTGTTCCAGCCTTTTACCGCGCCCGCCTACCCGGATGGAGTCTCCTGGGGCGACATCCAGGGTCTGCTGACCAAAGGCTATACCCGCTACTGGGACGATGTGGCCAAAGCCCCCTGGCTGTATAACGGCGACGAGATGATCAGCTACGAAGACGCCGAAAGCACCCGCGCCAAGGCCGCGTGGGCCAAACAACAAGGGCTGGCCGGCATCATGGTGTGGGAGTACGGCCATAACCTGGATGGCAGCCTGTTTGAAGCCATCAATCAGGGGCTGGCGCCCTAG